Part of the bacterium genome is shown below.
ATATTCTGCCAATCCTTCCATCAGCCATAAAGGTGGAGCTATAAAGGCTTGAGATGAAAACATAGTTTGTAAAGCCTCACGATATAAAATGTCGTAGGAAAAGACATGGGTCAGTTCGTGGGTGATGACGGTTTGTAATCTCTTATAGCTTCCGGTAAACGGTATAACCATTCGATACTTAAAAATCTCGGCAAAACCACCTACACCTCTTTCGATTAACTCAAGGATAATATTTGTTTGTTGAAAATCATAATGGGATTTAAAGATAACAAAAGGGATTAATTTTGAGACATTATATTTTAAATCAGCACTGATTTTTTCATAGGCATCTTCAGCCATTTTAGCCGATATTCTGGCTAAATCTTCTATCTCTGAATTATAATATACCTCAAAATGTTCAGTTTGAAGCACAGACCAGGTAAATCCTTTATATCTAACCTTATTTTTACCAAACTCCTCGGCAAAAGTAAGATTAGTCATCAATATACATAGACTTATAAAAATTATATATCTCTTTAACATAACTTATCCCTCAATGATTTAATAATAACATATCTGCAACAAAATGTCAAAAGAAAAAGTTGGAAGTGTCAGTGTGAGTGTCAGTGTCAGTGAAGAAAGGTTGAATTCCTTAACTGTCACTGACACTCATTTTCAGGAGAAACGGTCATGCCGACAAGTCGGCACATAGGAGGATGAAAATAGTAGAGGGTAGAAAGAGAAAGAAGAGGATTGTCTTTCCTTACTTTCTACTCTCTACTTTCTACTTCCTTATTTTCAGAAAAACCCTTGAGCCTAATTACGGACACGGATACCGGACACGATTCACGAATTTTTCGTGTTTCATCCGTCTCTATCTGTGGCAGAATAATTACGAAATTTGTGAATATAATCTTAACTTGCATGCCAGCTAATTATCTTTACCTGAAATTTCCCACTTTTTTCTTCTCGTTCAACAATGGCTGTTATTTTTTTTGTAAAAGGGCTGTTGGTTAAATGTCCTACGGATTCAATCGTAAACTGGGCAGATTTTACTGTAAGATATTCACGCACCGGGAGATAATCATTAGCCTTTTTAATGGTATTAAACTCCGCTATTCTATCATCTAACTCAAGATATGTTTTAAATGGGGATTTATTGCGGGCACTAATTATCTCATCCGCAAAATGAGTCGAATCAGCCCCTAATGTCCCTAAAAAATAAGCATACAAAACTTCTTTAGAGGCGGTATTAACATTTATCTTCCCAAGCCAGGTAATAAAAGGTTTTATGTTTTCATAATGTTCTTTACCCAGAGCGGTTATAAGTCTTGTCTCGGTATTAGAAATGATATAAGGTAATGCCCCTTCACCTTCTTTTTTCGCCTTTCTAAAATCAATAGCTTTATTTGCCAAATTTTCATATTCTTCGATTTTTTGCTCTAATTTTAGCCTCTCGGTCTGTGTTCCTGTTTGATACATCAAGGTAGCAAGAATTGGGACATCAATAATATTCAGGTTTATTGGTCCAACAACCGTAATGTAATCTTTAATGTCATAAAAAAGATTTTTTTCATCAAACACCATTTCTTTTACCAATTGTAACTCATAGATAGTGTCAAATAATAGATTTTTATTGTCTCTTTCCTCTTGCCTTCCGTCCCATTTTTTAAAATTTGCGTCTTTAAAATCACAGATATTTTCAGTTAATTCATCAGTCTTTGTTGAAACAAATCGTTTAATGAATTCCTGTAAAATGTTTGCGTCTATTTCATTAATATTTATCTTTCTTTGTTCATCAACGATTTTAACGGTAAAACTACCAATTTGTAATTCTTGAGAGATTTCCTTTGCCCAGGAATCTTCAAGAGAATCATAATCTTTAGATTCGTCGGTAAGCAAAGAATTTATCGCCTGAATAACACCTGCTTCGGCTAAAGAATATGCCTGGGCATCTTCCTTAAAATTGATGGCGACATTTGATTCAACTCGCATTAGATTTACTATTTCAAATGCCATAATGGCAAGTATCATCACCAGCCATAAGGTCATTATTAATGCTATACCTTTGTTTGAATTAAAGGAATGATTCATATTTTTAATTATAACACAGGGAATAGCAAAATGCAAGAAAAAAGGAAGAAAACCTTCAATTCAGACATAAAAAAAGAAGATATATAGCAGTTATTAGTCAAAACTTTACTCAGAGTGGATAAGTAAAAAAAATCCCAAATCCCAAGCACCAAATCTCAAATAAACACCAAATTCCACATACCAAAAAGCGAATTAGAGATTAGTG
Proteins encoded:
- a CDS encoding type II secretion system protein GspK, whose product is MNHSFNSNKGIALIMTLWLVMILAIMAFEIVNLMRVESNVAINFKEDAQAYSLAEAGVIQAINSLLTDESKDYDSLEDSWAKEISQELQIGSFTVKIVDEQRKININEIDANILQEFIKRFVSTKTDELTENICDFKDANFKKWDGRQEERDNKNLLFDTIYELQLVKEMVFDEKNLFYDIKDYITVVGPINLNIIDVPILATLMYQTGTQTERLKLEQKIEEYENLANKAIDFRKAKKEGEGALPYIISNTETRLITALGKEHYENIKPFITWLGKINVNTASKEVLYAYFLGTLGADSTHFADEIISARNKSPFKTYLELDDRIAEFNTIKKANDYLPVREYLTVKSAQFTIESVGHLTNSPFTKKITAIVEREEKSGKFQVKIISWHAS